One genomic region from Neospora caninum Liverpool complete genome, chromosome V encodes:
- a CDS encoding putative MORN repeat-containing protein produces the protein MGACKSKPKAKRPAEADGDNVGAAAPTAAPVEADTEMQNQGAATSPEGDAPPSQAEGNADAQPELEGDGQQGQAEPAEGADGSGEAGKAETPGDEPEGDRAANPAAGGYDMSAEPEVDVRTVEGDGVVGELVSRPVVTLANGVTYVGQWLGTKKHGQGVQQWPDGAKYVGQWKNGFADGQGIFTHADGDYYEGQWRMDKANGYGEYRHSDGSEYRGGWRDDKKHGEAVEKWADGSHFEGQYANGKKEGEGSFTWPEGSLYRGQFRENEIHGQGRYIWADGRCYDGQWAHNRMNGEGVFTWSDGRKYIGGYVNDKKEGQGTFLWTDGRSFRGGWLNGKQHGIGEFTARSGEKKRGEWDHGVRKRWLEDNEDVNEQGQVVKAETGATAPESAPGRTDTSGRPAGSSASLSLHPSGSDALNAGAQGSQASGSGRNFQGGNSGSLENPQFLTVNESAPVTA, from the coding sequence ATGGGCGCCTGCAAAAGCAAACCGAAGGCCAAGCGGCCAGCCGAGGCCGATGGCGACAACGTaggcgccgcggcgccgaCTGCGGCCCCGGTGGAGGCCGACACAGAGATGCAGAATCAGGGAGCGGCGACGTCTCcggagggcgacgcgccgccgagTCAGGCAGAAGGAAATGCAGACGCGCAGCCCGAGCTTGAAGGCGACGGGCAGCAAGGGCAGGCAGAGCCCGCGGAAGGAGCGGATGGGTCTGGCGAGGCCggcaaagcagagacgcctgGCGACGAGCCGGAGGGCGACAGAGCGGCAAATCCGGCAGCAGGGGGCTACGACATGAGTGCGGAGCCGGAAGTGGATGTGAGGACagtcgaaggagacggcgtcgTGGGCGAGCTGGTGTCGAGACCTGTCGTCACGTTGGCGAACGGCGTCACGTATGTCGGCCAGTGGCTCGGCACCAAGAAGCACGGCCAGGGCGTCCAGCAGTGGCCTGACGGGGCCAAGTACGTGGGCCAGTGGAAGAACGGCTTCGCAGATGGCCAGGGCATATTTACACATGCGGACGGGGACTACTACGAAGGCCAGTGGCGGATGGACAAGGCGAACGGGTACGGCGAGTACAGACACTCGGACGGGAGTGAATACCGCGGCGGTTGGCGAGACGACAAGAAGCACGGAGAGGCCGTCGAGAAGTGGGCGGACGGGTCTCACTTCGAGGGGCAATACgcaaacggaaagaaagaaggcgaaggctcGTTCACCTGGCCCGAAGGGTCGCTCTACCGCGGCCAGTTCAGAGAGAATGAAATCCACGGACAGGGCCGGTACATCTGGGCGGACGGTCGCTGCTACGATGGACAGTGGGCGCACAACCGCATGAACGGCGAAGGCGTCTTCACCTGGTCAGACGGGCGCAAGTACATTGGAGGCTACGTGAACgacaagaaggaaggccAGGGAACGTTCTTGTGGACCGACGGCCGGTCCTTCCGCGGCGGCTGGCTGAACGGCAAGCAGCATGGCATCGGAGAGTTCACGGCTCGCTCcggcgaaaagaaacgcggcgaGTGGGACCATGGCGTTCGGAAGCGCTGGCTCGAAGACAACGAAGACGTCAACGAACAGGGGCAGGTCGTGAAAGCCGAAACCGGCGCGACCGCGCCAGAGAGCGCTCCAGGACGAACAGACACAAGCGGTCGGCCAGCCGGCAGCAGTGCCAGCCTGTCTCTACACCCGAGCGGCAGCGACGCGCTGAACGCCGGAGCGCAGGGATCCCAGGCCAGCGGGTCCGGCAGAAACTTTCAGGGCGGGAACTCTGGCAGTTTAGAGAATCCGCAATTCCTCACGGTCAACGAGAGTGCGCCCGTCACCGCATAA